The Oxalobacteraceae bacterium OTU3CINTB1 genome includes a window with the following:
- a CDS encoding precorrin-8X methylmutase encodes MTASEKFGIVIAGHGSRDPDAVREFEALVELVRERAPQDAVSHGYLEFASPTIAQAVADNLAAGARQVAVVPGVLLAARHAKNDMPAEMQAVARDHPEIDFHFGAPMSLDPKLLQLAQERIVAAEATSPQTIRRSDTCLVVVGRGTTDPDANGEVAKLARMLEEGMGFGTAFVCYSGTAQPLVADGLRSAARLGYARIVVLPFFLFDGVLVKRIYAAADDLREREPGLEVLKAGYFGVHPLVADVMIDRAREAVAGRAAMNCSLCKYRVQIVGFEQQVGEPQRAHHLAVRGLLAQTDAGGVPASAEPVYKPYDPHPIEAESFRIIAAGRDWSAFPPDQLTVLQRLVHTSGDFDAVNDIYFSPGAVDSGIRALLRCKRVLTDVTMVQTGLKRALLEELGIDTWCGVHDRETHLMSEQYGITRSAAGIRRGWEKFGNDVVVAIGDAPTAIFEAVRLIRDHGWRPQLVIALPVGFVGTRESKDALRRCLQVPRITNSGTRGGSPWAASVVNGLLIDGLNQLARVSAGVGAGDDDGYGAG; translated from the coding sequence ATGACGGCGAGCGAGAAGTTCGGTATCGTGATCGCCGGCCATGGCAGCCGCGATCCGGACGCCGTGCGCGAATTCGAAGCGCTGGTCGAACTGGTGCGCGAACGCGCGCCGCAGGACGCGGTCAGTCACGGCTATCTGGAATTCGCCAGTCCGACCATCGCCCAGGCGGTGGCGGACAATCTGGCGGCCGGAGCCCGGCAGGTGGCGGTGGTGCCGGGCGTGCTGTTGGCCGCACGCCACGCCAAGAACGACATGCCGGCCGAGATGCAGGCGGTCGCGCGCGACCATCCGGAGATCGACTTCCACTTCGGCGCGCCGATGAGCCTTGATCCCAAGCTGCTGCAGCTGGCGCAGGAACGCATCGTCGCCGCCGAGGCGACGTCGCCGCAGACGATCAGGCGTTCCGATACCTGCCTGGTGGTGGTGGGACGCGGCACGACCGACCCGGACGCCAACGGCGAAGTGGCCAAGCTGGCACGCATGCTGGAGGAAGGCATGGGCTTCGGCACCGCCTTCGTCTGCTACTCCGGTACGGCGCAGCCCTTGGTCGCCGATGGACTTCGCAGCGCGGCCAGGCTGGGCTACGCGCGTATCGTCGTGCTGCCGTTCTTCCTGTTCGACGGCGTGCTGGTGAAGCGCATTTATGCGGCGGCGGACGACTTGCGCGAGCGCGAGCCCGGGCTGGAGGTACTGAAGGCGGGCTATTTCGGCGTCCATCCACTGGTCGCCGACGTGATGATCGACCGCGCGCGCGAGGCAGTCGCCGGGCGGGCTGCGATGAACTGCTCGCTGTGCAAATACCGCGTGCAGATCGTCGGCTTCGAGCAGCAGGTCGGCGAGCCGCAACGCGCACACCATCTCGCCGTGCGCGGACTGCTCGCGCAGACGGATGCCGGCGGCGTACCGGCGAGCGCGGAACCGGTCTACAAACCTTACGATCCGCATCCGATCGAGGCGGAGAGCTTTCGCATCATCGCGGCCGGGCGTGACTGGTCGGCTTTCCCGCCGGACCAACTGACGGTGCTACAACGCCTGGTGCACACGAGCGGCGATTTCGACGCCGTCAACGACATCTATTTCTCGCCCGGCGCGGTCGACAGCGGCATCCGCGCGCTGTTGCGCTGCAAGCGCGTACTGACCGACGTGACGATGGTGCAGACCGGCCTGAAACGCGCTTTGCTGGAAGAACTGGGCATCGATACCTGGTGCGGCGTGCACGACCGCGAGACGCATTTGATGTCCGAACAATACGGCATCACGCGGTCGGCGGCCGGCATCCGGCGCGGCTGGGAAAAATTCGGCAACGACGTGGTGGTGGCGATCGGCGACGCGCCCACGGCGATCTTCGAGGCGGTGCGGCTGATCCGCGATCATGGCTGGCGTCCGCAGCTTGTGATCGCGCTGCCGGTCGGATTTGTCGGCACGCGCGAGAGCAAGGATGCGCTGCGGCGCTGCCTGCAGGTGCCGCGCATCACCAACAGCGGCACGCGCGGCGGTTCGCCGTGGGCGGCCAGCGTCGTCAATGGCTTGTTGATCGATGGGCTCAACCAGCTTGCGCGCGTTAGTGCTGGAGTTGGCGCCGGAGACGACGATGGATACGGCGCTGGCTGA
- the cbiD gene encoding cobalt-precorrin-5B (C(1))-methyltransferase CbiD: MDTALAERQAFDLSVPAMNGLRRGRTTGSCATAAVKSALKLLLHGDRDTQVDISLPDGVHFLTVPIQHVDWLDGQAVRSEVLKDGGDDPDNTHGATIFAEVRRNAAGEVRFFAGRGVGIATAPGLRVAVGEPAINPVPRQMMRRAVEEVLADAMAEPADAGFDLTIGCEGGEIIAKKTFNPRLGIVGGISILGTSGIVEPMSLSTWIASVEVYVRVALAGGQQCVAYLPGKIGREYARDVLRLPEQRTVQIANFLGDALDFTQSVLAEDERTLDVLWLAGHPGKLAKVLDGAWDTHSSKSNMAMGGVARVAARWGYGPEVVNDIETANTVEAAMERLKREPGAPAFWREIERRIGELAHARVPSVKRLEVRLFDLAGNLLGERA; encoded by the coding sequence ATGGATACGGCGCTGGCTGAACGCCAGGCTTTCGATCTGAGCGTGCCGGCCATGAATGGCCTGCGGCGCGGTCGCACAACGGGAAGTTGCGCCACGGCTGCCGTCAAGTCGGCATTGAAGCTGCTGCTGCACGGCGACCGTGACACGCAGGTCGATATCAGCCTGCCAGATGGCGTGCATTTTTTGACGGTCCCGATACAGCATGTCGATTGGCTGGACGGGCAGGCGGTCAGGTCGGAGGTGCTGAAGGATGGCGGCGACGATCCGGACAACACGCATGGCGCCACCATCTTCGCAGAGGTGCGACGCAACGCCGCCGGAGAGGTGCGCTTCTTCGCCGGGCGCGGCGTCGGCATCGCCACCGCCCCGGGTTTGCGGGTGGCGGTCGGCGAGCCGGCCATCAACCCGGTGCCGCGCCAGATGATGCGCCGCGCGGTGGAGGAGGTGCTGGCCGATGCGATGGCGGAACCGGCCGATGCGGGATTCGATCTGACGATCGGCTGCGAGGGCGGCGAGATCATCGCCAAAAAGACTTTCAATCCGAGGCTGGGCATCGTCGGCGGTATCTCGATCCTCGGCACTTCCGGCATCGTCGAGCCGATGTCGCTGTCGACCTGGATAGCCTCGGTCGAAGTGTATGTGCGGGTGGCGCTGGCGGGCGGCCAGCAATGCGTGGCCTACCTTCCGGGCAAGATAGGCCGGGAGTATGCGCGCGACGTGCTGCGGTTGCCGGAGCAGCGCACCGTGCAGATCGCGAATTTTCTGGGCGATGCGCTCGACTTCACGCAATCGGTGTTGGCCGAGGATGAACGCACGCTGGACGTCCTGTGGCTGGCCGGCCACCCCGGCAAGTTGGCCAAGGTGCTGGACGGCGCCTGGGACACCCATTCCAGCAAGAGCAACATGGCCATGGGTGGCGTGGCGCGGGTGGCCGCCCGGTGGGGCTATGGCCCGGAAGTAGTGAACGATATTGAAACAGCAAATACAGTGGAAGCGGCAATGGAAAGATTAAAGCGGGAACCCGGTGCGCCGGCATTTTGGCGCGAGATTGAGCGCCGCATCGGCGAATTGGCGCATGCGCGCGTCCCGTCGGTCAAACGGCTGGAGGTGCGCCTGTTCGACCTGGCGGGCAATCTGCTCGGAGAGCGCGCATGA
- the cobI gene encoding precorrin-2 C(20)-methyltransferase — translation MSGVGTLWGIGVGPGPAGYLPLAALEALRQADLVYAPRARGAADSVALQCLAGTGFEPDAGKLREIEFNMDPDRAVLSEHYAQLADMIAVELRSGRNVAYLTIGDTLTYSTYGYVLAALRERIPGLPHRTFPGVTSYAAAASALSWPLGEGKERVLILPCPETPEELRRDIESHDIVVLMKVGTRLGWVLDLLREMGIARHCAFARRIGLPGELLASGVGDLVADEAMGYLATLLVRRSPRKER, via the coding sequence ATGAGCGGCGTCGGCACGCTTTGGGGCATCGGCGTCGGTCCCGGTCCGGCCGGCTACCTGCCGCTGGCGGCGCTGGAGGCCTTGCGCCAGGCGGATCTGGTGTACGCGCCGCGTGCGCGCGGCGCGGCCGATTCGGTGGCGCTGCAATGCCTTGCCGGCACAGGTTTCGAGCCCGATGCCGGCAAGCTGCGCGAAATCGAATTCAATATGGACCCGGACCGGGCGGTGCTCAGCGAGCATTACGCGCAGCTGGCGGACATGATCGCCGTCGAACTGCGGTCCGGCCGCAATGTCGCCTACCTGACCATCGGCGACACGCTAACCTACTCGACCTACGGCTACGTGCTGGCGGCGCTGCGCGAGCGCATCCCGGGGCTGCCGCACCGCACCTTCCCGGGCGTGACCAGCTACGCGGCGGCGGCATCGGCCTTGTCATGGCCGCTGGGCGAGGGCAAGGAGCGCGTGCTGATACTGCCGTGCCCCGAAACCCCGGAGGAGCTGCGGCGTGACATCGAGAGCCACGATATCGTCGTGCTGATGAAAGTCGGCACCCGTCTGGGCTGGGTGCTCGACCTGCTGCGCGAGATGGGCATCGCCCGGCATTGCGCCTTCGCCCGCCGTATCGGCTTGCCGGGCGAGCTGCTGGCCTCCGGGGTCGGCGACCTGGTGGCCGACGAGGCGATGGGGTATCTCGCCACCTTGCTGGTCCGCCGATCACCGCGAAAGGAACGTTGA
- the cobM gene encoding precorrin-4 C(11)-methyltransferase, with product MKVYFVGAGPGAADLITLRGARLLGSVNMVLYAGSLVPTEMLNHCVPGTELIDTAELDLEQQQACYVRAQKAGTDVVRLHSGDPAIYGATAEQMRRLEALGIEYEIVPGVSSFTAAAAAIQSELTKPEVSQSVILTRVSGRASAVPELESIARLAEHRATMCIFLSGPHLKKIVADLSLHYPQDTPVSLVYRASWPQQKIYQGTLATVLQDTKRGAWNLTTMMLVGAALDKGVAAESSLYSKDFTHLFRVVKKKDAA from the coding sequence ATGAAAGTTTACTTTGTCGGAGCCGGACCCGGTGCGGCCGATCTGATCACCCTGCGCGGCGCGCGCCTGCTGGGCAGCGTCAATATGGTGCTGTACGCCGGCTCGCTGGTGCCGACCGAGATGCTGAACCACTGCGTGCCAGGCACCGAGTTGATCGACACCGCCGAACTGGATCTGGAACAGCAGCAGGCCTGCTACGTGCGTGCGCAGAAGGCCGGTACCGACGTGGTGCGGCTGCATTCCGGCGATCCGGCCATCTACGGCGCCACGGCGGAGCAGATGCGCCGCCTGGAGGCGCTGGGTATCGAGTACGAGATCGTGCCCGGCGTGTCGTCGTTCACGGCGGCCGCCGCCGCGATCCAGTCGGAACTGACCAAGCCTGAAGTGTCGCAGAGCGTGATACTGACGCGGGTCTCCGGCCGGGCGTCGGCGGTGCCGGAACTCGAATCGATCGCGCGGCTGGCGGAACATCGCGCCACCATGTGCATCTTCCTCTCCGGACCGCACCTGAAGAAGATCGTGGCCGACTTGTCGCTTCACTATCCGCAGGATACGCCGGTCAGCCTGGTTTACCGCGCCAGCTGGCCGCAGCAGAAGATCTACCAAGGCACGCTGGCAACGGTGCTGCAAGACACCAAGCGCGGTGCGTGGAACCTGACCACGATGATGCTGGTCGGCGCCGCGCTGGACAAGGGTGTCGCCGCCGAATCGAGCTTGTATTCGAAGGACTTCACCCATCTGTTCCGGGTGGTGAAGAAGAAGGACGCTGCATGA
- a CDS encoding cobalamin biosynthesis protein encodes MTATSSLGIWLVRAEGEALAAALQRSLGGEIHRPWLSPDTSQKAQFAAGYRRHAQWIMVAASGIAVRFLDGLPADKHTDPAVVVLDEAGRFAIALLAGHEGGGNALAYRVAGLVGAVPVVTTATEALKPLTVGLGCRRGVAAERIEAAVMQALKAGGDYGIGDVREMATVDLKAEEPGLLEFCARYDLPLRVFARADLAARPWVGKPSDWVRQNVGLEGVCEPCALVASARGALLVPKTSLDGVAVAVVLDKWMEI; translated from the coding sequence ATGACCGCGACCTCGAGCCTGGGCATATGGCTGGTGCGCGCGGAAGGCGAAGCGCTGGCGGCCGCGCTGCAAAGGAGTCTGGGCGGGGAAATACACCGCCCATGGCTGTCCCCGGACACCAGCCAGAAGGCGCAATTCGCCGCCGGCTACCGGCGCCATGCCCAATGGATCATGGTGGCGGCCAGCGGCATCGCGGTGCGCTTTCTCGACGGTCTGCCGGCGGACAAGCACACCGATCCTGCGGTCGTCGTGCTGGACGAGGCGGGACGTTTCGCCATCGCGCTGCTGGCCGGCCACGAGGGTGGCGGCAATGCGCTGGCCTACCGTGTGGCCGGGTTGGTTGGCGCGGTGCCGGTGGTGACGACGGCCACCGAGGCGCTCAAGCCGCTGACGGTGGGCCTAGGCTGCCGCAGGGGCGTCGCGGCCGAGCGCATCGAGGCTGCCGTGATGCAGGCGCTCAAAGCGGGTGGCGACTACGGCATCGGTGATGTGCGCGAAATGGCGACCGTCGACCTGAAGGCGGAGGAACCCGGCCTGCTCGAATTTTGCGCCCGGTACGATTTGCCGTTGCGCGTGTTCGCCCGGGCCGATCTGGCGGCCCGGCCCTGGGTTGGCAAGCCGTCCGACTGGGTGCGACAAAACGTGGGACTGGAAGGCGTGTGCGAGCCATGCGCCCTGGTGGCCAGTGCGCGCGGCGCTCTGCTGGTGCCGAAAACGAGCCTGGACGGCGTCGCCGTCGCAGTGGTACTGGATAAATGGATGGAAATCTGA
- the cobJ gene encoding precorrin-3B C(17)-methyltransferase: protein MSGVLNLVSVGPGFDDLIVPRAIAALRDSDVIVAYELYLRWIAPHIEGKEIHTPPLTQERERAMLAIEHARAGAKVALISSGDIGIYAMAALAFEEMREDDTYEVNVVPGITSANACASLLGSPLSHDFATLSLSDLLCPWEWIEHRARHIAQADLACVMYNVQSASRQEGVYRVLQLMLESKAPHTLCGVVKNAYRPGQEVAIYRLDELPSLKFDMLTTIVVGNRFTMRKRGSIFTPRGYNDWAQPEANDTSLEQELPDNALWVFSGTSDGNALAAQLAQGQGRKVVVSAASDHGGDMARQDCPGVSVWSGRQGVEARRRVLTQKNARVLLDATHPYASGMSEQLIGLSKELGIPYLRFERPSEYQPHDGELCASMEQAAERAAALGLRIFLATGSKDLATFMRTPGAAGKQWFVRQTAEPELIERALALGIPRERICAMQGPFSAEFNAALWRDWGIDCVVTKDSGGAGGYQAKVRAAKALGIPLLVVARPTLVYPAMVADAADAIRECAAL from the coding sequence ATGAGTGGTGTTTTGAATTTGGTATCGGTGGGACCTGGCTTCGACGACTTGATCGTGCCGCGCGCCATTGCGGCCTTGCGCGACAGCGATGTCATCGTGGCCTATGAATTGTATCTGCGCTGGATCGCGCCCCACATCGAGGGCAAGGAGATCCACACGCCGCCGCTGACGCAGGAGCGCGAACGCGCCATGCTGGCGATCGAACATGCGCGGGCGGGCGCCAAAGTCGCGTTGATTTCCAGCGGCGACATCGGCATTTACGCGATGGCCGCGCTGGCGTTCGAGGAGATGCGCGAGGACGACACCTACGAGGTGAATGTGGTGCCGGGCATCACGTCCGCCAATGCCTGCGCGTCCTTGCTGGGTTCTCCGCTGTCGCACGATTTCGCCACGCTCAGCCTCTCCGACCTGCTTTGCCCGTGGGAGTGGATCGAGCACCGCGCCCGCCATATCGCCCAGGCGGACCTGGCCTGCGTGATGTACAACGTGCAAAGCGCCAGCCGGCAGGAGGGCGTCTACCGCGTGCTGCAGTTGATGCTGGAATCGAAAGCCCCGCACACGCTGTGCGGCGTGGTCAAGAACGCCTATCGTCCCGGCCAGGAAGTGGCGATTTACCGGCTCGACGAGCTGCCATCGCTGAAGTTCGACATGCTGACCACCATCGTGGTCGGCAACCGCTTCACGATGCGCAAGCGTGGCAGCATCTTCACGCCGCGTGGCTACAACGACTGGGCGCAGCCGGAGGCGAACGACACGTCGCTGGAACAGGAATTGCCGGACAACGCGCTGTGGGTGTTCTCCGGCACCAGCGACGGCAACGCCCTGGCCGCGCAACTGGCGCAGGGGCAGGGCAGGAAAGTGGTGGTATCGGCGGCCAGCGACCATGGCGGCGACATGGCGCGCCAGGATTGTCCCGGCGTCAGCGTCTGGTCGGGCCGGCAGGGCGTGGAGGCGCGGCGCCGCGTGCTGACGCAAAAAAACGCCCGCGTGCTGCTCGACGCCACCCATCCCTACGCCAGCGGCATGTCGGAACAGCTGATCGGATTGTCGAAGGAGCTGGGCATCCCTTACCTGCGCTTTGAGCGCCCGAGCGAGTACCAGCCGCATGACGGTGAGCTGTGCGCTTCCATGGAACAGGCGGCCGAGCGCGCCGCCGCCCTGGGACTGCGTATCTTCCTGGCGACGGGATCGAAGGATCTGGCGACGTTCATGCGCACACCCGGCGCCGCCGGCAAGCAGTGGTTCGTGCGCCAGACCGCCGAACCGGAATTGATCGAACGGGCGCTGGCGCTCGGCATTCCGCGCGAACGCATTTGCGCGATGCAGGGACCGTTTTCCGCCGAGTTCAATGCGGCGCTGTGGCGCGATTGGGGCATCGATTGCGTCGTGACCAAGGATTCCGGCGGCGCGGGCGGTTATCAGGCCAAGGTGCGCGCCGCGAAGGCGTTGGGGATTCCATTGCTGGTGGTGGCGCGTCCAACGCTGGTGTATCCGGCGATGGTGGCGGATGCCGCCGACGCGATAAGGGAATGTGCGGCGTTATGA
- a CDS encoding GTP-binding protein — protein sequence MKQLIPVTIVTGFLGAGKTTLLRGLVERRQTRRLALLINEFGEITVDGALVRDGVGEDPQVCIQDFPHGLIAYGDDVLFVPAMRAIAGRRAQIDHVLIETSGLALPTAVMELLQSAELADDFILDATLAVVDTPLLLSDRFEHGPQAGENAAATMFDQQLEYADVVVLNKIDELDEAALLLAETRVRRRAPKVRFLELAYRAQLDIRLALGLRLHQPTRTEHTHVFTPLATMPGAQATPLASQNRLNGHAHSGLGAHSHGLATHKHFHEQDPGWLSFVLRSDAPQDGEQLTSALLEAARAEPILRSKGYIRLRDTDNAVLVQGVRTRLTLQADAARVAAPRSQLVFIGYHIDRVKVAALLTERTGTAWR from the coding sequence ATGAAGCAATTGATCCCCGTGACCATCGTCACCGGCTTTCTCGGCGCCGGCAAGACGACTTTGTTGCGCGGCCTGGTCGAACGGCGGCAAACGCGCCGTCTGGCCTTGCTGATCAACGAGTTCGGCGAGATTACCGTGGACGGCGCGTTGGTGCGCGACGGCGTCGGCGAGGATCCGCAGGTATGCATCCAGGATTTCCCCCATGGGTTGATCGCTTACGGCGACGATGTGCTGTTCGTGCCGGCCATGCGGGCAATCGCCGGGCGGCGCGCGCAGATCGACCATGTGCTGATCGAAACCTCCGGCCTCGCGCTGCCGACGGCGGTGATGGAACTGCTGCAAAGCGCGGAGCTGGCCGACGATTTCATCCTCGACGCGACGCTGGCGGTGGTGGACACGCCGTTGCTGCTGTCCGACCGCTTCGAGCACGGCCCGCAAGCGGGTGAGAACGCCGCCGCGACGATGTTCGACCAGCAGCTGGAATACGCCGACGTGGTCGTGCTGAACAAGATCGATGAGCTGGACGAGGCGGCATTGCTGCTGGCCGAGACGCGCGTGCGCCGGCGCGCGCCCAAAGTGCGCTTCCTGGAGCTGGCGTACCGCGCGCAGCTCGATATCCGCCTGGCGTTGGGCCTGCGGCTGCACCAGCCCACCCGCACCGAACATACCCACGTCTTCACCCCGCTGGCGACGATGCCCGGCGCGCAGGCAACGCCATTGGCGAGCCAGAACCGCCTGAACGGCCACGCGCATTCGGGCCTGGGCGCGCACAGCCACGGACTGGCCACCCACAAGCATTTTCACGAACAGGACCCGGGCTGGTTGTCTTTCGTGCTGCGCAGCGACGCGCCGCAGGACGGGGAACAGCTCACATCCGCGCTGCTCGAAGCTGCCCGCGCCGAACCTATCCTGCGCAGCAAAGGCTACATCCGCCTGCGCGACACGGACAACGCGGTGCTGGTCCAGGGCGTGCGGACGCGCCTGACCTTGCAGGCCGATGCCGCCAGGGTGGCGGCGCCGCGTTCGCAGCTGGTCTTCATCGGCTATCACATCGACCGCGTCAAGGTCGCCGCGCTGCTGACGGAGCGCACCGGCACCGCGTGGCGCTGA
- a CDS encoding HupE/UreJ family protein, translating into MKSRLIPTLLALTYGGAALAHPGHSDGAMAGLMHPLTGIDHILAMLAVGLWGAQLGGRAQWLLPASFVAFLAAGGALGMGGAALPLVEAGIVTSVLLLGLLIGFAVKLKTLPAALIVGGFAIFHGYAHGTEMPAMGNAWLYGVGFVAASAALHIAGLGLGRAVRRHSGWLRTGGGLIALAGMWLGMAV; encoded by the coding sequence ATGAAATCCAGATTGATCCCGACGTTGCTGGCGCTGACCTATGGCGGCGCCGCGCTGGCCCATCCCGGCCATTCCGATGGCGCGATGGCTGGCCTGATGCATCCTCTGACGGGTATCGACCACATTCTGGCGATGCTGGCCGTCGGCCTGTGGGGCGCGCAACTGGGCGGCCGCGCGCAATGGCTGCTGCCGGCCAGTTTCGTGGCCTTCCTTGCCGCCGGCGGCGCGCTGGGCATGGGCGGTGCGGCGCTGCCGCTGGTCGAAGCGGGTATCGTCACTTCGGTGCTGCTGCTTGGTTTGCTGATCGGCTTCGCTGTCAAGTTGAAGACCCTGCCGGCGGCGCTGATCGTCGGCGGCTTCGCCATTTTCCACGGTTACGCCCACGGCACCGAGATGCCGGCCATGGGCAACGCCTGGTTGTATGGCGTGGGCTTCGTCGCCGCCAGCGCCGCGCTGCACATCGCGGGGCTCGGACTGGGACGCGCGGTACGCCGTCACAGCGGCTGGTTGCGCACCGGCGGCGGATTGATTGCGCTGGCCGGCATGTGGCTCGGCATGGCCGTTTGA